GTCATACTGATAATTAAAGAGTGTTTAGACTACAAATTTTAAGAATCttcattttttataaatttttttgtgtCAAATCAAACAATATCATATGACATAAATTGAGACCAAGTTAGTAATTTGGTACAGTGTTGTATGCTTAATATTGTGTAGGGCCTTTTCTTTTTGGCCTTGTCCCTTTAATATAATGTGATTTTGACAACCTTAAGAATCATTAATCAATTTCTTGTTTGCAAGCTACTATTCTTGTCCTTTGTCCTTATAAATTCTCACTTCCAATTGTATTAAGAACCTGAAATCTAACATTCTTTCATCTTGtcattaccaaaaaaaataaaaataccaaGAGGTAATATGGCCTTAGAACAACTTTTTCAAGACCAAATAGCAGAAACTACCTTTGATCAACGCGATATTTCCTTCGAAAAATGGAAGATAATTGATGATAATATGCAAGAAGACAATCTGCCTGGAGGTTTTGAGTGCAATATTTGCCTGGATTTTGTATATGATCCGGTTGTTACGTTATGTGGTCACCTCTATTGTTGGCCTTGCATCTACAAATGGATACATTTTCAGACCATTTCTTCAGAAAATATCGATAACCAACAGCCAAAATGCCCTATTTGCAAGGCTGAAGTGTCACAAAAAACATTGATTCCACTCTATGGTCGCGGTCAAGCTACAATAACATCTAAAAACAAGGCCTCGAATCTTGGTATGGTCATTCCACAAAGACCTCCTAGTCCGAGATGTGGAAGTCACGGAATAATAGAAACTAATAATTCACATTCATCTCAGCAACCTCATGATCATCTAGAACATATGTTAAGCCCTGGCGGCACGACAATAGGGGAAATTGTTTATGCACGGATGTTTGGGAATTCATCAATTACTAATTTGTATACATATCCAAGTTCATATAATCTAGCAGGAAGAGGCAATTATCACACGCTGATAGATCACTTAGCAGAATCTGTTTTTTCCTATGTTGTTGTTTAGTAACATGTCTCCTCTTGTTCTGACCATATTCTTGCGCTTGTTGTAAAAGTATTTAGTACAGAAATAtgattatctttctttcttaaactctaTATTAAGTTAAAAtcagataaataaattgaaacaaagggaCTAACTTTGTTTTATTAGTGTACACCTGATGCCAAATACACTTCTCTTTCTTCCTCCCTCCCTCCCTCCCAAGACCCCTTCGTTGGAAATAGTCTCTTTACTTTTTAAGGTAGAATTAAGATATGCGGACATATTATCATTTTCAGACTTTATTTGTTGGATTACactgaaggggagccttggagtaactgaaaaagttgttgtcatgtgaccaagaggtcacgggttcaagccttggaaacagcctctggcagaaatatAAGATAaagctgcgtacaatagacccttgtggtcaaaCCTTTCTCCGAACCCCGCGCATAGCGAAGCTTTAGTGCACTggaatattgttgttgtaggttCTATAAAGGGAAGAGATGAGTCTATTGGTCTCTTTATgggattttgttattttactttataaatGACACAACAATATAACGAAAACAAGCTTTGTCttcttagagcccgtttggattggctttaagttggtcaaaatcaacttaaaacccatttttagcttttggacgtgtttgcctaatgctgactttaagccataaagttcttaaagtcagtcaaaaatgaaaagttaggattcctaacttttttttccaaagtgcttaaa
This sequence is a window from Solanum dulcamara chromosome 10, daSolDulc1.2, whole genome shotgun sequence. Protein-coding genes within it:
- the LOC129871174 gene encoding E3 ubiquitin-protein ligase RMA1H1-like, with translation MALEQLFQDQIAETTFDQRDISFEKWKIIDDNMQEDNLPGGFECNICLDFVYDPVVTLCGHLYCWPCIYKWIHFQTISSENIDNQQPKCPICKAEVSQKTLIPLYGRGQATITSKNKASNLGMVIPQRPPSPRCGSHGIIETNNSHSSQQPHDHLEHMLSPGGTTIGEIVYARMFGNSSITNLYTYPSSYNLAGRGNYHTLIDHLAESVFSYVVV